The following coding sequences lie in one Microvirgula aerodenitrificans DSM 15089 genomic window:
- the phnX gene encoding phosphonoacetaldehyde hydrolase has protein sequence MPHTPDAYRYTRQYHGPLQAVIFDWAGTLVDFGSFAPTQVLIDAFAGFGIDITLAEARVPMGLAKWDHIHALGRLTAVEARWRTRFGRGMSREDVDALYAAFMPLQIERVGEYSDPIPGAQAVLDGLRERHIRIGSCSGYPRVVMDRLLPHAAAQGVHVDHAVAADDLRPGGRPGPWMALANVIELGVTELAACVKVDDTVPGIAEGLSAGMWTVGLSLSGNEVGLTRAELAALDTDDRERRRLFAVDRLSRAGAHYVIDSIADLPVILDAIEVRLARGERP, from the coding sequence ATGCCGCACACCCCCGACGCCTATCGCTATACCCGCCAGTATCACGGTCCGCTCCAGGCCGTCATCTTTGACTGGGCCGGTACCCTGGTCGACTTTGGTTCCTTTGCGCCGACCCAGGTGCTGATCGACGCTTTTGCCGGCTTCGGCATCGACATCACGCTGGCCGAGGCGCGGGTGCCGATGGGGCTGGCCAAGTGGGACCATATCCATGCACTGGGCCGGCTGACTGCCGTCGAGGCGCGCTGGCGGACACGCTTCGGTCGCGGCATGAGCCGGGAAGACGTCGATGCGCTGTACGCGGCGTTCATGCCGCTGCAGATCGAGCGGGTCGGTGAGTACTCGGACCCGATTCCCGGTGCCCAGGCGGTGCTGGACGGATTGCGCGAACGCCACATCCGCATCGGTTCCTGCTCCGGCTACCCGCGCGTGGTGATGGACCGGCTGCTGCCGCACGCCGCCGCACAGGGCGTGCACGTCGATCATGCCGTGGCAGCCGACGACCTGCGGCCGGGCGGGCGTCCCGGCCCGTGGATGGCGCTGGCCAATGTGATCGAACTCGGCGTGACCGAGCTGGCTGCCTGCGTCAAGGTCGACGACACCGTGCCCGGCATTGCCGAAGGCCTGTCTGCCGGCATGTGGACGGTGGGGCTGTCGCTGTCAGGCAACGAAGTCGGCCTGACCCGGGCCGAACTGGCCGCACTGGATACCGATGACCGGGAGCGCCGCCGCCTGTTCGCCGTCGACCGGCTGTCGCGCGCCGGCGCCCACTATGTGATCGACAGCATTGCCGACCTGCCGGTGATTCTGGATGCGATCGAAGTGCGGCTGGCCCGGGGTGAACGGCCATGA
- the phnF gene encoding phosphonate metabolism transcriptional regulator PhnF — MTDAPVTRRTGTPVWRQIEATLAAEILAGRLTGRLANETGLAERFGVNRHTVRQATRALAERGLVEVLHGRGTFVREDMIDYEVGRRTRFAHSVAKARRVGRSRITGYCDMAPDATVVEMLSLADGTRVVRVDSLDVVDDKVIGVCVQYFPLPRFHGIAEIYCETGKTHLALARFGVDEFHRRVSRVTARLPDKDVARQLNQSVSMPILCVETVYEDASGCPIEYGISHFGSTTVQVVIEP; from the coding sequence ATGACCGATGCTCCCGTGACCCGCCGCACCGGCACACCAGTCTGGCGCCAGATCGAAGCCACGCTGGCGGCCGAGATTCTGGCCGGCCGGCTGACCGGCCGACTGGCCAATGAAACCGGACTGGCCGAGCGCTTCGGCGTGAACCGGCATACCGTTCGCCAGGCGACCAGGGCACTGGCCGAGCGCGGGCTGGTCGAGGTGCTGCATGGCCGTGGCACCTTCGTGCGCGAAGACATGATCGATTACGAGGTTGGCCGTCGCACCCGCTTTGCCCACAGCGTGGCCAAGGCGCGCCGGGTCGGCCGCAGCCGGATCACCGGTTATTGCGACATGGCACCCGATGCCACCGTGGTCGAGATGCTGTCGCTGGCCGACGGGACCCGTGTGGTCCGGGTCGACTCGCTGGACGTGGTCGACGACAAGGTCATCGGTGTCTGCGTCCAGTATTTTCCGCTGCCGCGCTTCCATGGCATTGCGGAAATCTATTGCGAGACCGGCAAGACGCATCTGGCGCTGGCCCGCTTCGGGGTCGACGAGTTTCATCGCCGTGTCAGCCGGGTGACGGCCCGTTTGCCGGACAAGGACGTGGCACGGCAACTGAACCAGTCGGTCTCGATGCCGATCCTGTGTGTCGAGACCGTTTATGAAGACGCGTCGGGCTGCCCGATCGAATACGGCATTTCCCACTTCGGCAGCACGACGGTCCAGGTCGTGATCGAGCCGTAG
- a CDS encoding COG4315 family predicted lipoprotein, with amino-acid sequence MRFALIWLAVAGSLSAGVQAEPPKIMNDRVVDEHGMTLYVFDKDSPGKSACMDACASKWPAAMVDSYDKASSPWSTLTRDAGQKQWAYKGRPLYRWSMDKKPGDTLGDGMYGVWHAARP; translated from the coding sequence ATGAGATTTGCACTGATCTGGCTGGCCGTAGCCGGCAGCCTGTCCGCAGGCGTGCAGGCCGAGCCGCCGAAAATCATGAATGACCGGGTGGTCGACGAGCACGGCATGACGCTGTACGTGTTCGACAAGGACTCGCCGGGAAAAAGCGCCTGCATGGACGCCTGTGCCAGCAAATGGCCGGCCGCCATGGTGGATTCGTACGACAAGGCCAGCTCCCCATGGAGCACCCTGACCCGTGATGCGGGCCAGAAGCAGTGGGCGTACAAGGGACGGCCGCTGTATCGCTGGTCGATGGACAAGAAGCCCGGCGACACGCTCGGCGACGGCATGTACGGCGTCTGGCACGCAGCCCGACCCTGA
- a CDS encoding CsbD family protein, protein MSQPYAGDIKSKWEQHVGTARTTWDKLTEDELRKSDGHEQKLVGLVQERYAISRDEADKQVKGFLEKCKA, encoded by the coding sequence ATGAGCCAACCCTATGCCGGCGATATCAAGAGCAAGTGGGAGCAACATGTCGGCACCGCCCGGACGACCTGGGACAAGCTGACCGAAGACGAGTTGCGGAAGTCCGACGGCCACGAGCAGAAGCTGGTGGGCCTGGTGCAGGAACGTTACGCGATCTCGCGTGACGAGGCAGACAAGCAGGTCAAGGGTTTTCTGGAAAAGTGCAAGGCCTGA
- a CDS encoding Crp/Fnr family transcriptional regulator, giving the protein MPDTPSPLQNHLLAALPAEVRERLFPYLEPMPMPLGKVLYESGDTLRHVYFPTNAIVSLLYVMESGASAEISVVGNEGLIGVAVFMGGESTPSRAIVQSAGHAFRLPGQRLKDEFNRHGEMLLLMLRYTQSLITQMAQTAVCNRHHSIDQQLCRWLLLSLDRLQGNELVMTQELIANMLGVRREGVTEAAGKLQKLGLIEYSRGRITVLDRPGIEQLCCECYAVVKKETDRLLPYVPVRPAN; this is encoded by the coding sequence ATGCCCGATACGCCATCACCCCTGCAGAATCACCTGCTGGCTGCCCTGCCAGCCGAAGTCCGCGAGCGCCTGTTCCCCTATCTCGAGCCGATGCCGATGCCGCTGGGCAAGGTGCTGTACGAATCCGGAGATACCCTGCGCCATGTGTATTTTCCGACCAATGCCATCGTGTCGCTGCTGTATGTAATGGAAAGTGGCGCGTCGGCCGAAATCTCGGTAGTCGGCAACGAAGGGCTGATCGGCGTGGCCGTATTCATGGGCGGCGAGAGCACGCCGAGCCGCGCCATCGTGCAGAGCGCCGGCCATGCGTTCCGGCTGCCGGGGCAGCGACTCAAGGACGAGTTCAACCGTCATGGTGAAATGCTGCTGCTGATGCTGCGCTATACCCAGTCGCTGATCACGCAGATGGCGCAGACGGCCGTGTGCAACCGCCATCATTCGATCGACCAGCAATTGTGCCGCTGGCTGCTGCTGTCACTTGACCGGCTGCAGGGCAATGAGCTGGTCATGACCCAGGAGCTGATCGCCAACATGCTTGGCGTCCGCCGCGAAGGCGTGACCGAGGCGGCCGGCAAGCTGCAGAAGCTCGGCCTGATCGAATACAGCCGCGGGCGGATCACGGTACTGGACCGGCCCGGCATCGAACAGCTGTGCTGTGAATGCTATGCCGTGGTCAAGAAGGAAACCGATCGCCTGCTGCCGTACGTGCCGGTACGTCCCGCGAACTGA
- a CDS encoding DUF1003 domain-containing protein, translated as MMPPASTTPPPATADHPPVDHLRFHRPHAHLAPTFGNDRFALRAEAFARFFGTPAFLFGQTLVVAIWIGINAAGLTRFDVYPFILLNLAFSLQAAYAAPLILLAQTRQAARDKAHAEADAQHREALAVANEQRLAIAAQNAAQLMALLEQNTRLTTLTKQLTERIETLTVEMHAEFMRKGDKP; from the coding sequence ATGATGCCCCCCGCCAGCACCACCCCGCCACCGGCAACCGCCGATCACCCACCGGTCGACCACCTGCGTTTCCATCGCCCCCACGCGCATCTCGCTCCGACCTTCGGCAACGACCGTTTCGCCCTCCGGGCGGAAGCCTTCGCCCGCTTCTTCGGTACGCCAGCCTTTCTGTTCGGACAGACCCTGGTGGTTGCAATCTGGATCGGCATCAATGCCGCCGGTCTGACCCGTTTCGACGTCTACCCGTTCATTCTGCTGAACCTGGCATTCAGCCTGCAGGCCGCCTATGCCGCGCCGCTGATCCTGCTGGCGCAGACCCGGCAGGCGGCACGGGACAAGGCGCATGCCGAAGCCGATGCCCAGCACCGCGAGGCGCTGGCGGTGGCCAATGAACAGCGCCTGGCGATCGCCGCACAGAATGCAGCGCAGCTGATGGCCCTGCTGGAGCAGAACACCCGGTTGACCACTCTGACCAAGCAGCTGACAGAACGCATAGAGACACTGACGGTCGAGATGCATGCCGAGTTCATGCGCAAGGGCGACAAGCCGTAA
- a CDS encoding GNAT family N-acetyltransferase, which produces MVALIEPETARLKLRQWRATDRGPFAALNADPRVMECFPAPLVRAASDAMADRCQTLIAERGWGFWAVEERAGGRFIGFVGLNIPSADLPFSPCVEIGWRLARPFWGQGLATEAATAALHVGFEHLDLTGIVAFTAIGNTRSRAVMTRLGMEPSADTFLHPAVPADSPLREHCLYRLSRESWRAAPPVTR; this is translated from the coding sequence ATGGTTGCCCTGATCGAACCCGAAACAGCGCGGCTGAAGCTGCGTCAGTGGCGAGCGACCGACCGTGGGCCATTCGCCGCGCTGAATGCGGACCCCCGGGTGATGGAATGTTTCCCCGCACCGCTGGTGCGTGCGGCCAGCGATGCGATGGCCGATCGCTGCCAGACACTGATCGCCGAACGTGGATGGGGGTTCTGGGCCGTGGAGGAACGGGCCGGCGGGCGCTTTATCGGCTTTGTCGGCCTGAATATCCCGTCTGCCGACCTGCCGTTTTCGCCCTGCGTGGAAATTGGCTGGCGGCTGGCCCGGCCATTCTGGGGCCAGGGCCTGGCCACCGAGGCCGCCACCGCCGCGCTGCATGTCGGCTTCGAACATCTGGACCTGACCGGGATCGTGGCGTTTACCGCCATTGGCAACACCCGCTCGCGTGCGGTCATGACGCGTCTTGGCATGGAACCGTCGGCCGACACCTTCCTCCACCCGGCCGTGCCTGCCGACAGCCCGCTGCGCGAGCATTGCCTGTACCGGCTGTCGCGCGAGTCATGGCGCGCCGCCCCCCCCGTTACCCGTTAG
- the rlmF gene encoding 23S rRNA (adenine(1618)-N(6))-methyltransferase RlmF has product MRAKPHPAAPASPVARLHPRNRHQGRYDFPALVASSPELAAFVSRNAHGDESIDFADPVAVKALNRALLKQVYGIGNWDIPPGYLCPPIPGRADYLHCLADLLATDNGGEIPRGPAVRALDIGVGANCVYPLIGHAEYGWRFVGTDVDRRALTCAQAIIDANPGLAQAITLRRQPADDAMFEHVVQAGERFGLTLCNPPFHASEADASAGSRRKWQNLGKAARGGRAPTLNFGGQQAELWYPGGEEAFVGRMIAESAHIPGHCLWFSSLISRSASLPAVYRALRQAGVYDSRTITMAQGQKQSRLVAWTYLDPAQRAAWWRRG; this is encoded by the coding sequence ATGCGCGCCAAGCCGCATCCTGCCGCGCCGGCCAGCCCGGTCGCCCGCCTGCACCCGCGCAACCGGCACCAGGGCCGTTATGACTTCCCGGCGCTGGTGGCGTCCAGTCCCGAACTGGCGGCTTTTGTCTCGCGCAATGCCCATGGCGACGAGTCGATCGACTTTGCCGATCCGGTTGCGGTCAAGGCACTGAATCGCGCCTTGCTGAAGCAGGTTTACGGGATCGGCAACTGGGATATCCCGCCCGGCTACCTGTGTCCGCCCATCCCCGGCCGCGCCGACTACCTGCACTGTCTGGCTGATCTGCTGGCGACCGACAACGGGGGGGAGATTCCGCGCGGACCGGCGGTGCGTGCGCTGGATATCGGCGTGGGAGCGAATTGCGTCTACCCGCTGATCGGCCATGCCGAGTATGGCTGGCGTTTTGTCGGCACGGATGTCGACCGGAGGGCGCTGACCTGTGCCCAGGCGATCATCGATGCCAATCCCGGGCTGGCGCAGGCGATCACACTGCGCCGCCAGCCGGCGGACGATGCCATGTTCGAGCATGTCGTGCAGGCCGGCGAGCGATTCGGACTGACGCTGTGCAATCCGCCATTCCATGCCTCCGAAGCCGACGCCAGCGCCGGTTCGCGGCGGAAATGGCAGAACCTCGGCAAGGCCGCACGGGGCGGGCGGGCGCCGACGCTGAATTTCGGCGGGCAGCAGGCCGAGTTGTGGTATCCCGGCGGCGAGGAAGCCTTTGTCGGCCGCATGATCGCCGAGAGTGCGCATATCCCCGGGCACTGCCTGTGGTTCAGCAGTCTGATTTCCCGCTCGGCCAGCCTGCCCGCGGTGTATCGCGCTCTCAGGCAGGCCGGCGTGTACGACAGCCGCACCATCACCATGGCACAGGGGCAGAAGCAGAGCCGGCTGGTGGCGTGGACCTATCTCGACCCGGCGCAGCGGGCCGCGTGGTGGCGACGCGGGTAA
- a CDS encoding Y-family DNA polymerase, which produces MATFALVDGNTFYASCERVFRPDLAGRPIVVLSNNDGCVVARSAEARALGIKGFVPYFEVAGLCRRHGVEVFSSNYALYGDMSRRMMAILAEHVPAQDVYSIDECFLDLSGLPDRDVLTRRLRSDVWRRIGIPACVGVGASKTLAKLANHIAKSRPEWDGVFDWDWAGTAERERLLAGIEARRIWGVGRHLGTRLADMGIHSALDLARADPHRIKRAFNVVVERIVAELGGVSCLDMEDVAPPRQQIISSRSFARPLNDYTAVHASVSHHVARAAEKLRRQGSVAGSIGVSIRSSPFRDAPCHGWRVMPLIYPSDDTLTLADAAARALRTIWRDGPLYQKAGVVLMDLGPRTVQQQDLLLAPPDPRRARLMAALDAVNRQFGRDTLRLAAEQASEQWHMRQQWRSPRYTTRWDELLVVR; this is translated from the coding sequence ATGGCCACTTTTGCGCTGGTCGACGGCAACACCTTCTACGCCAGCTGCGAGCGTGTGTTCCGGCCCGACCTGGCCGGACGACCGATCGTGGTGCTGTCGAACAACGATGGCTGCGTGGTCGCCCGCTCGGCCGAGGCCCGCGCGCTGGGCATCAAGGGCTTCGTGCCGTATTTCGAGGTGGCAGGACTGTGCCGCCGGCATGGCGTCGAAGTGTTCTCCAGCAACTATGCACTCTATGGCGACATGAGCCGGCGCATGATGGCCATCCTCGCCGAACACGTGCCGGCGCAGGACGTGTACTCGATCGACGAATGCTTTCTCGACCTGAGCGGCCTCCCGGACCGGGATGTGCTGACCCGCCGCCTGCGCAGCGATGTCTGGCGCCGCATCGGCATTCCGGCCTGCGTCGGTGTCGGTGCCAGCAAGACCCTGGCCAAGCTGGCCAACCATATTGCCAAGAGCCGGCCCGAATGGGACGGCGTATTCGATTGGGACTGGGCCGGCACCGCCGAGCGCGAACGACTGCTGGCCGGTATCGAAGCACGCCGGATCTGGGGCGTCGGCCGCCATCTCGGCACGCGACTGGCCGACATGGGCATCCACTCCGCGCTCGATCTGGCCCGCGCCGACCCGCACCGGATCAAGCGCGCGTTCAATGTCGTGGTCGAACGCATTGTCGCCGAACTTGGCGGCGTGTCCTGTCTGGACATGGAAGACGTGGCGCCGCCCCGGCAGCAGATCATCAGCAGCCGCTCGTTCGCCCGTCCGCTCAACGACTACACCGCCGTTCACGCCAGCGTGTCCCACCACGTGGCCCGCGCCGCCGAGAAATTGCGCCGGCAGGGCTCGGTGGCCGGGTCGATCGGCGTGTCGATCCGGAGCAGCCCGTTTCGTGACGCGCCCTGTCATGGCTGGCGCGTCATGCCGCTGATCTATCCGAGTGACGACACCCTGACCCTGGCCGATGCGGCGGCGCGCGCGCTGCGCACCATCTGGCGCGATGGACCGCTCTACCAGAAAGCCGGGGTGGTCCTGATGGACCTCGGCCCGCGCACGGTACAGCAGCAGGACCTGCTGCTCGCCCCGCCGGACCCGCGCCGCGCCCGGCTGATGGCGGCACTGGATGCCGTCAACCGCCAGTTCGGCCGCGACACGCTGCGGCTGGCCGCCGAACAGGCCAGCGAGCAGTGGCACATGCGCCAGCAGTGGCGCTCGCCACGCTATACGACACGCTGGGATGAGTTGCTGGTGGTGCGCTGA
- a CDS encoding LexA family protein, with protein MTHPTHGGKRDGAGRPAGSGRIDTSEPLTQTRIPVADKEAVIDFVIQRQARRLARTPSPAELARRYPGTVMLPAADAPRIGVPLFGSGVRAGFPSPADDYVDVVLDLNSYMVDDAPSTFMVRANGDSMTGAHIFNNDVLVVDKGRSPSSGDIVVASVEGEFTVKRLQMDRGRPVLRAENPAYPDIVPTYDQEMVIWGVVTGSLRKF; from the coding sequence ATGACACACCCCACGCACGGCGGCAAGCGCGACGGTGCCGGCCGCCCGGCCGGCAGCGGCCGCATCGATACGTCCGAACCGCTGACGCAGACCCGCATACCGGTGGCGGACAAGGAAGCGGTCATCGACTTCGTCATCCAGCGCCAGGCACGGCGTCTGGCCAGAACGCCTTCGCCGGCCGAACTGGCCCGGCGCTATCCCGGCACGGTCATGCTGCCGGCCGCCGATGCCCCGCGCATCGGCGTACCGCTGTTCGGCTCCGGCGTGCGCGCCGGTTTTCCGTCTCCGGCCGATGATTACGTCGATGTCGTGCTCGACCTGAACAGTTACATGGTCGACGACGCCCCGTCGACCTTCATGGTCCGCGCCAATGGCGACTCGATGACCGGTGCCCATATCTTCAACAACGACGTACTGGTGGTCGACAAGGGCCGCTCGCCCTCCAGCGGCGACATTGTTGTCGCGTCGGTCGAGGGCGAATTCACCGTCAAGCGCCTGCAGATGGACCGGGGCCGTCCGGTCCTCCGTGCTGAAAATCCCGCCTACCCCGACATCGTCCCGACCTATGACCAGGAAATGGTGATCTGGGGCGTCGTGACCGGGTCGCTGCGCAAGTTCTGA
- a CDS encoding phage tail protein, giving the protein MSTIDTPDGLFHDGNPATGEAGTLVTATHLNAVQSSILDLQAEAVAMLAAAGLQPEPARKDQWLQALTALFLSRDGKARDSAALDGHPASYFAKAGEQSGGLPLLFPLWCPNRATIPAGYAPADGQWLSRGLYPDAWTAISAGNVPITSEAAWLSAASERGKYTAGDGASTFRLPDYNGKSAGSPGAVFLRGDGASSAGIAGVIQTDEIRAHDHPVNAAAGSVTTRIGLLNQAGGAGALGGGSRTYEAGGAETRPLNVTGCWVIKLFGAAVNPGAADAAQLATEVAVLRASKAERQDVLGAGYLLVRDEKAKGTDGGASTGGATVTRTLNTVVANTIPGAGLSNNQITLPAGIYRINAWAQAGNVNCHRASFYNVTDSALAIQGMGLNATGSNTGDAISTISHLLGRITLPGPRSFELRHYTEQTLAGTGLGTAVGNGGSEIYVSVEIIKEL; this is encoded by the coding sequence ATGTCCACGATCGACACCCCGGACGGCCTGTTTCACGACGGTAACCCCGCGACCGGCGAAGCGGGCACCCTCGTGACGGCCACCCACCTGAATGCTGTGCAGTCGAGCATCCTCGACCTGCAGGCCGAAGCGGTTGCCATGCTGGCTGCTGCCGGCCTGCAACCGGAGCCGGCACGGAAGGATCAGTGGCTGCAAGCCCTGACCGCCCTGTTCCTGAGCCGGGATGGCAAGGCGCGTGACAGCGCTGCGCTGGATGGTCACCCGGCATCGTACTTTGCGAAAGCCGGCGAGCAGTCCGGTGGCCTGCCGCTTCTGTTTCCGCTGTGGTGCCCGAACCGCGCCACCATCCCTGCCGGTTATGCGCCGGCGGACGGGCAGTGGCTGTCGCGCGGACTGTACCCGGATGCGTGGACGGCCATCTCGGCCGGCAATGTGCCCATCACCAGTGAAGCCGCATGGCTGTCGGCCGCAAGCGAGCGTGGCAAGTACACGGCCGGGGATGGAGCGAGCACGTTCCGGTTGCCGGATTACAACGGCAAGTCGGCGGGGAGCCCCGGGGCGGTGTTTCTGCGGGGGGATGGAGCCAGTAGTGCCGGCATAGCCGGGGTGATTCAGACCGATGAGATTAGGGCTCATGACCATCCGGTCAATGCTGCGGCTGGCTCTGTTACCACTCGGATCGGGCTGTTGAATCAGGCTGGTGGTGCTGGTGCGCTCGGGGGAGGATCTCGGACATATGAGGCTGGTGGAGCTGAAACCCGCCCTCTCAACGTCACCGGCTGCTGGGTCATCAAACTGTTTGGTGCGGCGGTCAATCCCGGTGCGGCCGATGCCGCACAACTGGCGACCGAGGTTGCGGTGCTGCGTGCGAGCAAGGCCGAGCGCCAGGACGTGCTGGGGGCCGGCTACCTGCTGGTTCGCGATGAAAAGGCGAAAGGCACTGATGGTGGTGCCTCGACCGGCGGCGCCACGGTGACGCGCACCCTGAACACCGTGGTTGCCAACACGATTCCTGGCGCGGGATTGAGCAACAACCAGATCACGCTGCCGGCAGGGATCTATCGCATCAATGCCTGGGCGCAGGCAGGGAATGTCAACTGCCATCGGGCCTCGTTCTACAACGTGACCGACAGCGCGCTGGCCATTCAGGGGATGGGGCTCAATGCAACGGGCAGCAACACGGGCGATGCCATCAGCACCATCAGTCATTTGCTCGGGCGGATCACGCTGCCTGGCCCCCGGAGCTTTGAATTGCGGCATTACACCGAGCAGACACTTGCAGGTACCGGGTTGGGGACGGCCGTGGGCAATGGTGGTTCGGAAATTTATGTGTCGGTTGAAATCATCAAGGAGCTGTAA
- a CDS encoding DUF4376 domain-containing protein: MQYAFFDLNGRVAEAHNDDTVGTLPDGAFELDADQWRRRFDLRLAGGQLIDDPLRPVLPPIEALQARASALLSVWEQRGRDAGIDHAGQHWLTTADALQDLRDVLLAGAVPGGVWVTAARQAVPMTLAELQMLWQAITARVALVRQQRLAMEREVAEMDAEQLAAFSPVRDHDQ, encoded by the coding sequence ATGCAATACGCATTTTTTGATCTGAATGGCCGGGTGGCAGAAGCCCATAATGACGACACGGTTGGCACGCTGCCGGATGGGGCATTCGAGCTGGATGCGGATCAGTGGCGGCGACGATTCGATCTGCGGCTGGCCGGTGGGCAATTGATCGATGATCCGCTCCGGCCTGTCCTACCGCCGATCGAAGCCTTGCAGGCCCGTGCTTCAGCCCTGCTGTCGGTGTGGGAACAGAGGGGGCGCGATGCGGGCATCGATCATGCCGGGCAGCACTGGCTGACCACGGCCGATGCGCTGCAGGACTTGCGCGATGTGCTGCTGGCCGGGGCTGTGCCTGGCGGGGTATGGGTGACTGCTGCCCGGCAGGCCGTCCCCATGACGCTCGCGGAGCTGCAGATGCTGTGGCAGGCAATCACTGCACGCGTGGCGTTGGTCAGGCAGCAGCGGCTGGCCATGGAAAGGGAAGTCGCAGAGATGGATGCTGAACAGCTGGCGGCATTTTCGCCAGTGCGGGATCACGACCAGTAA
- a CDS encoding HD-GYP domain-containing protein, whose product MPSTLASDLFTQNRIVESGLNRYALPQAQLQALRTAAIGPMPRLAGLDAGNPFIWFDSAAHRLAGLYRCAPFAENFTAQIRNIALALDNWVTRSTDACLAAAMQLPLKPYTAARALQTATVLAALRQLVPRDDQQHQTLLCAALSMNVAIWAFQDALGSQSVPLSSGQQRELHLHPLLSSAWLSEMGVDDDDWHALVQQQHERPDGTGYPFHLRGNEVEPLAHQLQLVDEVMAKLSPRGARRAMSTDHVLRELFFQCDDPDDARLNAALIKTLGFYPPGMFVRLANRQLAIVVRRSEHISHPYVAWLDRDGSFTERSCLEPGYEVAEVAELRARDDRFTDLARAWGY is encoded by the coding sequence ATGCCCTCGACATTAGCCAGCGACCTGTTTACCCAGAATCGGATCGTCGAATCCGGCTTGAACCGCTATGCCCTGCCGCAGGCACAGTTGCAGGCACTGCGCACGGCAGCGATCGGCCCGATGCCGCGCCTGGCCGGGCTGGATGCGGGAAACCCCTTCATCTGGTTCGACAGCGCGGCACACCGCCTGGCCGGGTTGTACCGGTGCGCACCCTTTGCCGAAAATTTCACGGCCCAGATCCGCAATATCGCGCTGGCACTGGACAACTGGGTCACCCGGTCGACCGATGCCTGTCTGGCTGCGGCCATGCAGCTGCCGCTCAAGCCCTACACGGCAGCACGCGCCCTGCAGACCGCCACGGTACTGGCGGCGCTGCGCCAGCTGGTACCACGGGACGACCAGCAGCATCAGACACTGCTGTGTGCCGCCCTGAGCATGAATGTGGCGATATGGGCCTTTCAGGATGCACTCGGCAGTCAGTCAGTACCACTGAGCAGCGGACAGCAGCGGGAGCTGCACCTGCACCCGCTGCTGTCCAGCGCCTGGCTGTCGGAAATGGGGGTCGACGACGACGACTGGCATGCGCTGGTCCAGCAACAGCATGAACGGCCGGATGGCACCGGTTATCCGTTCCATCTGCGCGGCAACGAGGTCGAGCCGCTGGCGCACCAGTTGCAACTGGTGGACGAAGTGATGGCAAAGCTCAGTCCCCGCGGAGCACGGCGGGCCATGTCCACCGACCATGTGCTGCGCGAGCTGTTCTTCCAGTGCGACGATCCTGACGACGCGCGACTGAACGCGGCGCTGATCAAGACGCTGGGGTTCTATCCGCCGGGGATGTTTGTCCGGCTGGCCAACAGGCAACTGGCCATCGTGGTGCGACGAAGCGAGCATATCTCGCATCCGTACGTTGCCTGGCTCGACCGGGACGGGTCATTTACCGAACGCAGCTGCCTGGAACCCGGCTACGAGGTGGCCGAAGTGGCCGAACTGCGAGCCAGGGACGACCGGTTTACCGATCTGGCCCGGGCGTGGGGGTATTAG
- a CDS encoding VOC family protein, whose protein sequence is MIDHTGIVSSDFKTSKAFYTAALATIGYRLLVELPAAVTGHTDVAGFGEPPKPDFWISQGTPNTPPVHIAFRARSRAEVDDFYAAAVAAGGRDNGAPGLRPHYHPDYYGAFVLDPDGHNIEAVCHDPI, encoded by the coding sequence ATGATCGACCACACCGGTATCGTTTCCAGCGATTTCAAGACCAGCAAGGCGTTTTACACCGCCGCGCTGGCCACCATTGGCTATCGACTGCTTGTCGAGCTGCCCGCCGCGGTCACGGGTCACACTGACGTGGCAGGTTTCGGTGAACCGCCGAAGCCCGATTTCTGGATCAGCCAGGGGACGCCCAACACCCCGCCCGTTCACATTGCATTCCGTGCCCGTTCGCGAGCGGAAGTCGATGACTTTTACGCGGCAGCCGTTGCGGCGGGTGGGCGTGACAACGGGGCACCCGGCTTGCGCCCCCACTACCACCCGGACTATTACGGCGCATTCGTTCTTGATCCGGATGGCCACAATATCGAGGCCGTCTGTCACGACCCGATATAA